The Capsicum annuum cultivar UCD-10X-F1 chromosome 1, UCD10Xv1.1, whole genome shotgun sequence sequence aaaaatatttcccATCATACCAAATACACCCTCTATGTCCCTTCCTATTCAGAGCTGAtagtatttttttgtttgaatttgttAATTTCCCAATTTGGTTAATTTGTTTTACTGTAGTAAGTTGTATTTGATGGGCTTTGGAATTGGGCATCTGGACAAGTTCATTATTTCGTTTTATAATATAAAATAGGAaaagttatttaaaattaaaacctAAGTTTCTATtatcacataaaatttcaactatcaaaagtatatatatatatcatttttttactattaatgCTCCTCAAAGAGTGCTTAAAATCAAGGAACTTGAGAGAGGGATAATTAAGGAGCAAAttacataatatataattttggaCTGATATTTATTTCCTAATATATCTCTATTTTCTGAtctttaacatatattttttctcctctatACGTCTCAATCGAATAAGGGAGAACTATTTGTCTTTCTCAAGAACTCTTCAATATACAGACTTTTATTAATCTCTCAAatgttaatataaattttttttatttttattttttgtttcagaATAAAACACATACATATCCTTGTTGAGGCATGAACCACCGCAAAATATCCACCTTATCAAAGTTATCAAGAAGAAAAAAACTGACAAGCTCAGTCTCCCTTAAGGAGATTAGACCCCAATTGATAAAGTCTTTGACTTTTTCCCCCATTTATCACATAATAAGGCTCCCTCTTATCTATTCTCGACAAAATTGATCAATATCAAAGTGCAAATAAGACATTGTAATCCATATATAATCTCTCAATAGTGTCTcaattatgtatattatttataatctGATACATGgcacagatatgtatatatataacatttgACATTACTGAGAGTTTTTATTTCACACcatatacataactatgttaTGTATTTATTTGATATAAAAGTTGTTGGATGGTTTATTTCAAAACCAGATACATAATTTTGTTATGTATACATATGCCATACAAACTTTTGAgttgttttattttaaatcatatacataactttgttatgtatatgtctgACCTAGACACTATTGGgctcttttttttcaaactcatAACTCACATACAAACTgatgagttattttattttaacccATAATTATGTATATGGAATACATAAGTAATTGTGTATCTGTATTGACAGAACATATACATGTCATAGTTATGTATAGGGTTCTGTTAGACCTGTTGAACTgtgttatttcaatttatatacaTAGCACACGTATGTATATGAAAGAATGTTAGTTATTGCTCATATGTATTTATCAGTATTGAAAATTTTGTTTAAGTTTTGTTGCATATTAAACTAATATTGATTTTCAATGTATATTATTACAGGAGATGAAAAATAATGTTAATCTTCTTGAGAAATCTTTTTTGCAGAAACAAAGCTTGACAAAATAGCAAAATTTTCTTCGAAAATACAATATTTGATGTTGTTTGAGCAACTACCttgatttgatatttcaaaatttgaaattcaaagttgttattgattttaagagattcattaatcacacatTAATAAGGTGCAATCTTGAATAATTATTGGACTTGATTTATTTCGTAAATAACGTTAAGAAAGTAAAATCTGATACATACGATACTTATGTATATCAATGTtcagttatatatataaataattaaaatccgAAAGAGAGAATTTattgaaaaagaattagagaGAGGATAATTAAGAAGCAATTAGTaggatttatattatttatcctaTAAAATATCCAACCCTTtgggtcttttattttttttttttttaaaaaaagatcttgtgctaaattaatataatatttaactttataaatttGTTTTGTTCACCAAACAGCTCATAGAACATcaaacttcaattatttttttgttcttaaatttttttttaaaaaagtcatGAATCAGAGATCTATAGAAAATAACTTCTCTATGCAATCTCTGAAGTAAACTCTACTATCCTTAGATTTCACTTTATGAGAATACATTGgttatattgttgttatcatcaTTGTCTTAATCTAAaaaagtaaatcaaacaagaaataaacattaagataaagaaaaagatgaggaCTTCAAAGAGTTGGAGGGTTCAATGATTCAATTTTGTAAGCTAAATATGTCTATCAGAGGaaacaattatttaaaaaatttaattatagtGGATGGATTGAGAGttgatgtattttttatttattttttggttgaaGAGAGTCGATGGATTGACCACGTCTATCCTTAATATCATACTTAATTCagtatttaataaattaaattggCATCCATTTAGGacaataaattatttcttaaatcAATTACTTATAAACATGACAAAGTGACTTTTTTCTATCTAGGTGGCAAATTGGTGTTGAAAATAAGGCAGAAAAGCTTATGGCATAATTAACACTTCATTATATGTTAAATTTTGCAAATATTTTATTGCATAGACTCTTATCATATATAGTATTTTATCAAACCATGTATTTACCACAACATTAGTACATTTATGTGGTAAAATACTGACACTATGTGTAGAATACAATTTTCTGTGAAGTGGataaacaaaaaaatgaagaCATAAAAAGTTACAAAATGCCATGTCTATAGAAAGACACACTTGGTAGCAAAGAGATGATAGATTTTCATGGGCCCATATTGCCATGTCTTAAGAAAGACACTTGGTAGCAAAGAGATGATTGATTTTCATGGGCCTCTATGGGATGATGAAATCAATTTTGTGATAAGAACAAGTACAATTTTGAGCACCAATATCATTTGCAACACAAGGAGGACTGATTCTACCATCTTGGTACCACTTTTTCCTTTGTTGAAGTAAATCAATGATGAAACTATCCAGAGTTTCTCTTATGATGCCTGGCATAACAATAACATGTGCCATATCTCTCACACAAGAAAGTTGCCAACGCCGAACGAATTCGTGGTCACGAGGCCTCTCGAGGACAACTATAATGCTAAGCTCGTTGAGCATCACACTGATTCCTGCTTGTTGAAGACGGTCTTTTAAGTAGTTAGCATTGTCAAGACATCTCTTAGCGTCTTTCTGAAGTCCAATTTGACCTTTAGCACTTAGACTGTACCACAAGAAGATTGGAGCTAAGCCATTTCGACTACCAGAAATTGTGGCATCCACAGAAGCAATATATTCAACTCTTCTTGAGAGATTGTTAATGTAACTTTTCCTTGTTATTTGAATTCCACATGGCATTGGACATCCCAAGAACTTGTGACCAGAAATTGTAACACTTCCAATTGGCTTCttaaaagaaatcatctattatgaaatataatcACAAATGTTAGAGTTGTTTTTATGTTAAACTAATAATATACCCAAATCTCTTtagtaagaaaataaaacttaccTTGTTAATAAAAGGGATAATAAGTCCATTAAGTGCTGCATCACAATGGATGTAAAATTGATCATGTGTATAGCCAcaatcttcaagtgtttgaagaaTGACATCAAGATTATCAACTGCTCCTTTGAAGGTAGTACCTATAGTTAAAACAATAAATATTAGAAAATGTGTAAGACAATAATTCTTAGAAAATACCTTAATTAAAAGGAAGATAATAAATGTTTACCAATTGTAACATTAATAATTGCTGGTTTGCCCTTGTTTTGAAGTAATTTTGCTTTCAAATCTGAATAATCCATCTCTCCATTTATAGATGAATTAATCATTTCAAAGTCCATTCTGTACATCATTGCTGCTTTGGACACAGAGTAATGAGAGTCTTTTGATGCATATAAAATTCCAGTTGGAAGTAATTCTCTCCTgcgaaaatgaaaaaaaaaataggaaattaattcagaaaagtaaaaaaaaaaaaaactaaactctttccttttctttaaatcaaaaaattaattgcTTCTTTATATTATCTCACTCTATATTTGAAATTTTCCCCATATCTTTCAAATATTGACTATCTGATCCCTAAATTCTTTACACTTGTACTTAGGTGATAAACTGAAGGAAGTACATctttacaataattaaattaatagtAACTTCTTTCATTTAAATATAAATTGTACACTTGAGTGGATGATTTGGTGTTCAATTTTGCATAGTGGTTGAACAAAGTGTTTTGGGCACACGTACTCAAAAAGATTAGGATAATATTTTTGTATACAGTAGTTGTACTAAATGGTGATCACTCATTCTACTCTAGCTCtagaaatttaataaaaaaaattatgttctaAAAAGCTTCTCAAATTGTTTGGTTTCTAGATCTCTTGAAATTATGTTCGAAAGCTCCTTTTCTTTTTACTTTGTTCGTCGAATAATAGTTGTCTTGTCACACAgctaaacaataaataatatgacttgactttactatatcattcttagaatataataaatctattatattggaaaatacaTTTAGTaatgaatagtatttaatagCAAGATAAAATTGATAGAAAAGAGTAAATTATTCATAGACTTTCTAAACTGAACAAGTATTATtggacatttatttttagtataatagACAAGTATTGTTGGATAGAAAAAGTAATAATTACCTACTCTGTCCCATTTTAAATGTCGTTTTGTTCTTTCacactcattaaaaaaaataatgaattacaAGTTATCCTATTTCTTagatattcttttaaatttgagcAAATATTAAAAGAATAACTTCTTTAATGTTAACAATATAATAGAAAAGATTTATCGATTTTGATCTtgaatatatttctaaaataacacttattttttgataattttttttttagtaaaatgaCCATTAAAATGAGACAAAAGAGTAATTCAGATTATTTGTACTTACCCAACCAAAATGCCATGAAGATTTCCTTCTGTGCCACCATTTGTAACATAACCCCAATATTGATCTTTTTCGATTTCCCATAAGTCTGCAAACCAATTCAAAACAGCCACTTCGAAATCTTTTGAATGAAAATCCACGGTGTTTTGAAGAAATGGATCACCACAATTATTTAAGTGGAATTGCAGTAGTGGGGCTAAGTTAGCATAGTGCTCGTAGCATATGTTAACCGGATaacctgaaaaaaaaaaaaaaaaaaaaccaacaaaatTTTAACAACTCATCGTTTGCAAATTCATACGAGCAAATAAATAAGTTATCCTAATTATTTTAGTAATCTTTAATTAGTGCGAAAAATCAAACAGCAAAGTAAAAAGACCAGTTAAGTAtttctttttttgggtctaaTCTTTATATTCATTGGAGAAAGGGTCAAGTGGTTACAAGAAATCAAATACTTCCTTGGTTATTAAATAAGTGATGTTTTAGATAATGAAAAGACATTAGTAATGTGTCGTTCtttaaataaagaatgttttaaAAACAGACTTCACTTTTTAGTagagtattttcttaaggaatgtgttcaaatttaaaaaaattacttatttagAAACGCAGAGTCGATAATTTATCAAGTTTGATTGTTTTAGTGAagtaaaattatatgttaattaaGTTTATATTCTAACACATGAtatatattaatttgatataaatAGTTGATGTGAGTAAACTTTTACCGAGTCAACCCTTAGTTTTGACAGCATTAATTAGTCAATGATTGGAAATTTATTAAGATAGTACTAATTTTGTTAGTTTAGTATACACATATGCGTTAAAATTCTACTAATAAATTCTTCAACTAAAATTTCCCTAGAAGAAATTGTCAACCCTGACATCGTCGAACGATGTAACTGACCGAAGACATTAGAACCTTTCTCGCATGTCAATTTTGTCAGCAGTGTTTACACGTAAATATTAGTTTGTTATAAGTTATATACAccgataatatatatatttttttacatggTCAAGAATGTAAATCCATGCTAGaagattatttataatttttactaGATTTTCAAGTACTTAAGTTGTTTCAATTTATCTGACACTTTTTGCTTCTCTATATTCAAACTTCTTAATTTTGTCCTTGAATTTGGACATAGAttctttatgatttttgaaataatagttctatatttaaaaactacataaaaagttCTATGTGCATGTTTGTGTCACATTAATTAGGAGGGAGCAAGTATTAGCTTACCAAAAAATACTTACACGTAATTACTTAATAGCTAACATGATTGTGTAAATATTCTTTATACTGTCAGTATATAGAACTAAAACTTGATATTATATTCATATGTACTAGGATTGATTGTTGGAGAGGTTGTCaatatagaaaaagaataatataatTTACCTATATGATAGTTGATACGTTGGGTAAGTGTATCAACATATTTCATCAATGTACAGTCTAAACTTGGTCCATCATTTTTGCCAGGCTCAGTCACTGAAAGGTTCAAGTTTTTTCTTGGTGTTGTAGATGTAGATGACAACTTAAGTCTCTTCAATTCACCAAAATCTCCATTTGGAATTAATCCAGGTGGTGCTAATCCTCTTGGAGTCACAGCTGCTGGCTCAAAGtcctttaaaaaagaaaatagaaaacagACAAATTTTCAGAAACATgatttagaaggaaaataaaacttTTGTTTGGTTTTCCATTTAATGTTTGATACCCGCTTTAGCTGATGGCTAATTCGAATTAGCGTCGAAATCATTCTCTATCAAATGCCATTTTATTTTTAGGGCTCGAGGACCCAAAACATCTTGTTAAATGTACGTGAAGGTGTACTTACCACCCATCGTCGATGTAAATGATGTTATCAGGTTTTATCTTAATTCAGTACTTTCGACGAAGTAGAGCACATAGTTTATatgtaaaattcaataaaaatgcaACAAATAGTTGATATAAACTcataactttaaaaatataatgagttcaaaactaaaaatctgaaagattaaaaccataaaacatAAATCCTGAATCAATCTCATCTTCCCACCCACCACAAAATTACGTGGTAAGGAAAACTAAAGAACCATGCAAACGACTAAAAATGTAAAATGATGAAAGTAAGAAAAAGTCTTTGATTTTGGCACATGTATATATACCATTCTATCTCATTGATCTTCCAAGAAAAGGAACAAGAAACCATGCAGAAAAAgaatacaactaaaaataaaaataaaaataaaataactctcAAGTTATCACGAAAAcccaaagagaaaaaatgaaGTTGATTAAGATGCTAAAAGGGTATATTAATGAACAATGATAACAAATTCATTTTCCATAATCTTTTCACTACATAGCCATGAGTTTGATTTAAGTTTCATAAATagacaaaccataaaaaaaaaataaaaaaaaaataaactacttgaaaaggaaaaaagaattttGCAAAGTCTTGTGAGTTATAAGAATTATACCTTCTCAAATGATAAGCTTCCCATTCTTGGAGCTAAAGTTTTTTAGTGTGTTTGCTATAGCTTAGAATGGAAATAAAGTGAGACAGAATTATGTTTAATATCTTGAGATTATATAGGTCTAAAAGATTGTGGGTTTGGGCACCAaccacaatttattttttatttttcatttttcatttatttttccttttctaatcattttattttctccCCCTTAACATTTTCCACTTGGTTTCCTTTTTCCCCACCtttgtaaattaattaataacAACTTATTGAGCACTATTTCAAAAAAGTTCTATTGATTATAATGTTAGTGTGGCCAATTTTTGACCTTATGATACAAAGACTTGTTAGACTTTGCAAGCCCCTTTGTCTACCAAATAAGTTGGTAGGTGAGAATAGATAaaattccaaaaaattcaaattattattcatgcaaCAAGTGGTGGTGTACATACTCGAGTTTGTAAACGTAATCCATTCTTTTTTGTGTGTTGCTAGTTTTTATCAATGTTCACCAACTACAAATGACAATTTTTTTCAATGTTCATAGCATgatattaattaattgattaattagtTTTCGACTTGATTTTATATAAGTTACAACTACTTCCTAGCTAATTTTTACTTCAGTATAAGACTATGTCACTCTAAATTTGACATTTGCCGTTGACCACCCAACTACATTTCTTACCCCTTATTGTGGGATAATTATAGGAAAAATTAGGTGACGAAGCAAATTCAGCTCCTATAATCATTTGAGATATATAGCgatattttaaaatagaattaCACTATATAGTGATTATTGGAGGTTTTTTATAGCAGACTTATTAAGTGTATCATTTCACTCTTACTATTGCGTCCAGATACACTTATTATGCAcgaaattcataattaaacaaaattTTGCTATTTTTGGCAAATTTGAACGTAAATAACGCTATTTACGaaatttttgtaaatatatattGCTTCTCTATGATTAAAGTAATCTGAAATGAGTTTTTTAAAGAGATTTTACGCCATATATCATGTTGCCCAAACTTATCtatatctctaatctctaatctctattaGTTAATTCACATAAGGATTGATACGAAATTAGAGGCGCTATTTTGCAAGAATGGTGCACATGAGCTTTTAGATCTTGCTTCTTGtaaagattatttttcttttgaggtAAAATATAGATCTGAGCTTTCAAGTTTTAACGAATTTATAGTAAAACATTTCATCTTTGTTGTTGGTACTCGAGTCTACTAGTTTATTTcgttttttggatttttcgacATATGTGATCatttttatctatatttctatatgcttgTACGTAAAATCTAAGAGGcgatttattatttttgagttataatgtgggaaaataaatattgttcgtGCCATGTTTATGAATTTTCCGCTTGATATCTAGGTACAGTCC is a genomic window containing:
- the LOC107848433 gene encoding histidine decarboxylase; its protein translation is MGSLSFEKDFEPAAVTPRGLAPPGLIPNGDFGELKRLKLSSTSTTPRKNLNLSVTEPGKNDGPSLDCTLMKYVDTLTQRINYHIGYPVNICYEHYANLAPLLQFHLNNCGDPFLQNTVDFHSKDFEVAVLNWFADLWEIEKDQYWGYVTNGGTEGNLHGILVGRELLPTGILYASKDSHYSVSKAAMMYRMDFEMINSSINGEMDYSDLKAKLLQNKGKPAIINVTIGTTFKGAVDNLDVILQTLEDCGYTHDQFYIHCDAALNGLIIPFINKMISFKKPIGSVTISGHKFLGCPMPCGIQITRKSYINNLSRRVEYIASVDATISGSRNGLAPIFLWYSLSAKGQIGLQKDAKRCLDNANYLKDRLQQAGISVMLNELSIIVVLERPRDHEFVRRWQLSCVRDMAHVIVMPGIIRETLDSFIIDLLQQRKKWYQDGRISPPCVANDIGAQNCTCSYHKIDFIIP